The following are encoded together in the Clostridium sp. 'White wine YQ' genome:
- a CDS encoding heavy-metal-associated domain-containing protein: MNNVHYQVSGLAGSESKTKLNNALDKIEGVHKVEVDLARGTVEVQFNNPATGEEIKRCIEHTGYKLDSN, encoded by the coding sequence ATGAATAATGTTCATTATCAAGTAAGTGGACTCGCAGGCTCAGAAAGTAAAACAAAATTAAATAATGCATTAGATAAAATAGAAGGAGTTCATAAGGTTGAAGTAGATTTAGCAAGAGGAACAGTTGAGGTGCAGTTTAATAATCCTGCAACAGGTGAAGAGATTAAAAGGTGTATAGAACACACTGGATATAAGTTGGATAGTAATTAA
- a CDS encoding ABC transporter ATP-binding protein, whose translation MTKVVEMKNITKVFPGTIANDDVNFDLEKGETHVLLGENGAGKTTLMNILYGLYQQEKGEIYINGKLAQINNPNDAIKLGIGMVHQHFMLVHNFTVAENIILGNEPKKGMKIDMKKAIDDVVEVSKKYGFKIDPNAIIEDITVGQQQKVEILKALYRGAEILILDEPTAVLTPQEIEELGVIIDNLKAQGKSVILITHKLKEVMKMSDRVTIIRRGKVTGIVKTKETNIDQLAELMVGRKVNLVINKSKAKMGNEVLSISKLNVNDHRNLPAVKDLSLSVKSGEVLGIAGVDGNGQSELVEAITGLRKAVSGTIKIDGKDIFNKSPRAVMEAGVGHVPEDRHKRGLILKYSLFENAVLGFHNKKPYSKGIVMDYKEIRKHTKDLIEQFDVRTPNDEVMASALSGGNQQKLIVAREISKEPALQIVCQPTRGLDVGAIEYIHKRIIDERDKGKAVLLVSLELDEIMALSDRIAVMYDGQVVDILDRAEATEQKLGILMAGGSLKDEKKEVKDLE comes from the coding sequence GTGACAAAAGTGGTAGAAATGAAAAACATAACCAAAGTATTCCCAGGCACTATTGCAAATGACGATGTTAATTTTGATTTGGAAAAGGGAGAAACACATGTTTTATTAGGAGAAAATGGGGCAGGCAAAACCACTTTAATGAATATCCTTTATGGGTTATACCAACAAGAAAAAGGGGAAATATACATAAATGGAAAGCTTGCCCAAATTAATAATCCAAATGATGCAATAAAACTAGGTATTGGTATGGTACATCAGCATTTTATGCTTGTACACAATTTTACTGTAGCAGAAAACATTATTTTAGGTAATGAGCCTAAAAAAGGCATGAAAATTGATATGAAAAAAGCCATTGATGACGTAGTAGAGGTTTCTAAAAAATATGGTTTTAAAATAGATCCAAACGCAATTATTGAAGATATAACAGTAGGACAACAACAAAAAGTAGAAATTCTTAAAGCCTTGTATAGAGGAGCAGAGATACTTATATTAGATGAGCCAACAGCAGTACTAACTCCTCAAGAAATTGAAGAGTTAGGTGTTATTATAGATAATTTAAAAGCACAAGGAAAGTCAGTAATACTTATTACTCATAAGTTAAAAGAAGTAATGAAAATGAGTGATAGAGTAACAATTATAAGAAGAGGTAAAGTTACCGGTATAGTTAAGACAAAGGAAACTAATATAGATCAATTAGCTGAATTGATGGTAGGTAGAAAAGTTAATTTAGTTATTAATAAATCAAAAGCTAAAATGGGAAATGAAGTTTTAAGCATATCTAAATTAAATGTAAATGATCATAGAAATCTACCAGCAGTTAAAGACCTTAGCCTATCTGTAAAATCAGGAGAAGTTCTTGGTATTGCCGGAGTTGATGGTAATGGTCAATCAGAACTTGTAGAAGCAATAACTGGACTTAGAAAAGCAGTTTCAGGAACTATTAAGATAGATGGTAAAGATATATTTAATAAATCTCCAAGAGCTGTAATGGAAGCAGGAGTTGGACATGTACCCGAAGATAGACATAAGAGAGGGTTAATATTAAAATATTCTCTTTTTGAAAATGCAGTTCTAGGATTCCATAACAAGAAGCCATATTCAAAGGGTATCGTTATGGATTATAAGGAAATAAGAAAGCACACTAAAGATTTAATTGAACAATTTGACGTAAGAACTCCGAATGATGAAGTTATGGCTTCAGCGCTATCTGGAGGAAATCAACAAAAGTTAATAGTAGCAAGAGAAATATCAAAGGAGCCAGCATTACAAATAGTATGTCAGCCTACAAGAGGTTTGGATGTTGGAGCTATTGAATATATTCATAAGAGAATAATTGATGAAAGAGATAAAGGAAAAGCTGTTTTATTAGTTTCATTAGAACTAGATGAAATAATGGCTCTTTCAGATAGAATAGCAGTAATGTATGATGGGCAAGTTGTGGATATTCTTGACAGAGCAGAAGCAACTGAACAAAAATTAGGAATATTGATGGCAGGCGGAAGCTTAAAGGACGAGAAGAAAGAGGTGAAAGACCTTGAGTAA
- a CDS encoding MerR family transcriptional regulator has product MKYSQGKRVEKLGSEVMKIGAFSKKNNITLDSIRHYITLGLLVPNRNGKQYDFDERCQLDIEEIINLKELGFSLNEIKTIFFFKKFASLARNEDREYYRGIFKQKCRDISIEIEKLSDIREKLEEKLKIMNLSENIQPRKIGVDIRVISLLNCSHCNEGLILTQGSITDNKIIEGTLSCKCGKKYIISEGILMDENTFVNKEYITQKNSIKDYILETSEEYLDNLYKTNEWLHRELDFNDSKNKVILELGTGWGYFLRSIYSELPESCTYIAVDRNINSHIFLKSILENLNYERNILFICCDFLDIPIKNKSVDIVMDISGTSNFSFENREFLLALIDNKVKEQSRLIGSYILFKNFVADSFVDKNFRINFILEEVKKNLNKLGYKLETERVSDYVEEGGPFENYFKKGEKVYTYNYYGKR; this is encoded by the coding sequence ATGAAGTATTCTCAAGGAAAAAGAGTAGAAAAACTAGGAAGTGAAGTTATGAAAATAGGTGCCTTTTCTAAGAAAAATAATATAACTTTAGATTCTATAAGACATTATATTACCCTAGGATTACTAGTACCGAATAGAAATGGAAAACAATATGATTTTGATGAAAGATGCCAACTAGACATAGAAGAAATAATAAATTTAAAGGAGTTAGGTTTTAGTTTAAATGAAATTAAAACAATTTTCTTTTTTAAAAAGTTTGCTAGCTTGGCGAGAAATGAGGATAGGGAATATTATAGGGGTATATTTAAACAAAAGTGCAGGGATATTTCTATTGAGATAGAAAAACTTTCAGATATAAGAGAAAAGCTTGAAGAAAAATTAAAAATAATGAACTTATCAGAAAATATACAACCGAGAAAAATTGGAGTCGATATAAGAGTAATAAGTTTACTTAATTGCAGTCATTGTAACGAAGGACTAATCTTAACACAAGGAAGTATAACTGATAACAAGATAATAGAAGGAACTTTAAGTTGTAAATGTGGTAAAAAGTATATAATTAGCGAAGGTATTTTAATGGATGAAAATACCTTTGTTAATAAAGAGTACATCACTCAAAAAAATTCAATTAAGGATTATATCCTAGAAACGAGTGAAGAATACCTAGATAATCTGTATAAGACTAATGAATGGCTGCATAGAGAGCTCGATTTTAATGATTCTAAAAATAAGGTAATTCTAGAACTGGGGACAGGATGGGGATATTTTTTAAGAAGTATATATAGTGAACTTCCTGAATCCTGTACTTATATAGCGGTAGACAGAAATATAAATTCTCATATATTTCTCAAGTCAATCTTAGAGAATTTGAATTATGAAAGAAATATTCTATTTATTTGCTGTGATTTCTTAGATATACCCATTAAAAATAAGTCTGTAGATATAGTTATGGATATTTCAGGTACAAGCAATTTTAGTTTTGAAAATAGAGAATTTTTATTGGCGTTAATAGATAATAAAGTAAAAGAGCAAAGTAGGCTTATAGGAAGTTATATTTTATTTAAAAATTTTGTTGCCGATAGCTTTGTAGACAAGAACTTTAGAATTAATTTCATTCTTGAAGAGGTTAAAAAGAACTTAAATAAATTAGGTTATAAGTTAGAAACAGAAAGGGTTTCTGATTATGTAGAAGAAGGGGGCCCGTTTGAGAACTATTTTAAAAAAGGTGAAAAGGTGTATACCTATAATTATTACGGTAAAAGGTAG
- the gloA2 gene encoding SMU1112c/YaeR family gloxylase I-like metalloprotein, with protein sequence MKNTLNLRKIHHVAIICSNYDISKNFYVNILGLNIIREVYREERNSYKLDLSIGESQLELFSFPNPPKRPSYPEACGLRHLSFEVCDIEASVKYLNSHNIEVEPIRIDEFTGKKFTFFSDPDNLPIEIYQF encoded by the coding sequence ATGAAAAATACCTTAAATCTACGTAAAATACATCATGTTGCAATTATTTGTTCAAACTATGATATATCTAAAAATTTCTATGTTAATATACTAGGCCTAAATATTATTCGTGAAGTTTATAGGGAAGAAAGGAACTCATATAAACTTGATTTATCTATTGGTGAAAGTCAACTCGAACTTTTTTCATTCCCAAATCCGCCAAAGAGGCCGAGTTATCCTGAGGCTTGTGGTCTTAGGCACCTATCTTTTGAAGTTTGCGATATAGAAGCTTCAGTAAAATATCTTAATTCACATAATATTGAAGTTGAGCCTATAAGAATTGATGAATTTACTGGCAAAAAGTTTACATTCTTTAGTGACCCGGACAATTTACCTATTGAAATTTATCAATTTTAA
- a CDS encoding MFS transporter, whose protein sequence is MKNLSITNVLIINKSIHWCIIGMILPISTLFIMDKGISLLQIGLLVAIQSATVIIFEVPSGALADNYGRKNVYIISMMMMCVAAIIYIFSVGLFQVSIGIVFMGIAQALSSGTIDAWFVDEFNNEFPKGDLQSALAKSNVFTLISLGGSSLLAGILPMSIGTILHAKLHLSSYSINFIVEIFLIIIQIILTKKLIVEEIHENKKAKILESLKSSPKTLKSSLEIVVRNKSIFFMMLSTVVWGLGFSALEVYWQPQVKNILGGETKIIVFGVINAGYFFAGAIGSIIISPICKLFKGNLLRVLILIRILLGISFIILAFQKNIITFVIVYLLLYAINGMAESPYYTLFNNHVENENRATLLSLESLFMKSGGLVGSLGMGFVAKDYSISIGWIIIGVVVITSASLFFKILMMDKKHSSSP, encoded by the coding sequence ATGAAGAATTTAAGTATAACTAATGTATTAATTATAAACAAAAGCATTCATTGGTGCATAATAGGGATGATATTACCAATATCAACACTATTCATTATGGATAAGGGAATCTCATTATTACAAATAGGGTTACTTGTAGCAATACAATCAGCAACAGTCATAATCTTTGAAGTGCCATCAGGAGCACTTGCAGATAATTATGGCAGAAAGAATGTTTATATTATTTCAATGATGATGATGTGTGTTGCAGCAATAATTTATATATTTTCTGTGGGGTTGTTTCAAGTATCTATAGGGATTGTATTTATGGGTATAGCACAAGCACTTTCTTCAGGTACAATAGATGCGTGGTTTGTGGATGAATTTAACAATGAATTTCCTAAGGGTGACTTGCAAAGTGCCTTGGCTAAATCTAATGTATTCACATTAATATCCTTAGGAGGGAGCTCATTGCTCGCGGGGATACTTCCTATGAGTATTGGAACTATACTTCATGCAAAACTACACTTAAGTAGTTATTCAATTAATTTTATAGTAGAAATTTTTCTTATAATTATTCAGATTATATTAACAAAAAAATTAATAGTTGAAGAAATTCATGAAAATAAAAAAGCTAAAATACTAGAAAGCTTAAAATCATCACCCAAAACATTGAAAAGTTCTCTTGAAATTGTAGTAAGAAATAAATCTATTTTTTTTATGATGCTATCAACAGTAGTATGGGGATTAGGTTTTTCAGCTCTAGAAGTCTATTGGCAGCCACAAGTAAAGAATATATTAGGAGGAGAAACTAAAATTATTGTGTTTGGAGTTATAAATGCAGGATATTTTTTTGCTGGAGCTATTGGAAGTATAATTATTTCTCCTATTTGTAAACTGTTTAAAGGAAATTTACTAAGGGTATTGATTCTAATAAGGATATTACTTGGAATTTCATTCATAATCCTAGCTTTTCAAAAAAATATAATAACATTTGTAATTGTATATCTATTACTTTATGCAATCAATGGAATGGCAGAATCACCATATTATACACTATTTAATAATCATGTAGAAAACGAGAATAGAGCAACTCTTTTATCGTTAGAATCACTATTTATGAAATCGGGCGGACTTGTAGGTTCTTTAGGCATGGGATTTGTGGCAAAAGATTATTCTATTTCAATAGGTTGGATAATAATTGGAGTAGTTGTAATTACATCGGCTAGTTTATTTTTTAAGATATTGATGATGGATAAAAAACATAGTAGCTCTCCATAA
- a CDS encoding FAD:protein FMN transferase, translating to MTKGRVFKGLILGTITLSLIGSLVSCSKKTAEPISKSEILLDTPCKVTIYDNVSSDVLDKAFDKLREIDKKMNAANEDSEISAVNNQAGKGYVKVSDNTFYVIKEGIKYGDLTSEKFDISIGPLVKLWHVNQRKENDTEPLPTQEQINQAKSLVNYKNVLLKEDTKEVMLKEPGMSLDLGGIAKGYAGDAVAEVLKSNGVSHAIIDLGGNILTVGSKTDGTDWKIGVQNPNNERGDYLGTIEVTNKAVVTSGIYERYFIKDGKKYHHILDTSTGYPVDNELASVSIITDKSIDGDALAKAFCFGVDNGLKFIESQKGIEAIFVTKDNKVYVTSGLKNNFKITDNNFKLMN from the coding sequence ATGACTAAAGGTAGAGTTTTTAAAGGACTAATTTTAGGAACAATTACATTATCATTAATAGGAAGCTTAGTTTCTTGTAGCAAAAAAACAGCAGAACCAATTTCAAAAAGCGAAATATTGCTAGATACGCCATGTAAAGTAACGATATATGATAATGTATCAAGTGATGTTTTAGATAAGGCATTTGATAAGTTAAGAGAAATAGATAAAAAAATGAATGCAGCCAATGAGGACAGTGAGATTTCAGCAGTAAATAATCAGGCTGGGAAAGGATATGTAAAAGTATCTGATAACACCTTCTATGTTATAAAAGAAGGAATAAAATATGGTGATTTAACTAGCGAAAAATTTGATATTAGCATTGGACCACTAGTTAAGCTTTGGCATGTAAATCAAAGAAAAGAAAATGATACTGAACCACTTCCAACACAAGAACAAATAAATCAAGCAAAATCACTTGTTAATTATAAAAATGTTCTTCTAAAAGAAGATACAAAAGAAGTTATGTTAAAGGAACCTGGAATGTCATTAGATTTAGGTGGAATAGCTAAAGGTTATGCTGGTGATGCAGTAGCAGAGGTTTTAAAAAGTAACGGGGTAAGTCATGCTATTATAGATTTAGGTGGAAACATTTTAACAGTAGGTTCTAAGACTGATGGTACGGATTGGAAGATTGGGGTGCAAAATCCCAATAATGAAAGAGGAGATTACTTAGGAACAATAGAAGTAACTAATAAAGCTGTAGTTACATCAGGTATATATGAAAGATATTTTATTAAGGATGGTAAGAAGTATCATCACATTTTAGATACTTCAACTGGATATCCTGTTGATAATGAACTTGCAAGTGTTTCAATTATTACAGATAAATCAATAGACGGGGATGCTTTAGCAAAGGCATTTTGTTTTGGTGTGGATAACGGATTGAAGTTTATTGAAAGCCAAAAAGGTATTGAAGCAATATTTGTTACGAAAGATAACAAGGTATATGTTACTTCAGGTTTAAAAAATAATTTTAAAATAACAGATAATAATTTTAAATTGATGAATTAA
- the ilvN gene encoding acetolactate synthase small subunit translates to MNNKYLIIELLVNNHPGVMSHITGLFARRAFNLEGILCGEVGDGLKSKMYLLVKDDVFLDQIIKQLKKLYDVLQVEVHDDYEEIIFKNPELFLKTR, encoded by the coding sequence ATGAATAATAAATATTTAATAATTGAATTATTAGTGAACAATCATCCTGGGGTGATGTCTCATATAACTGGATTATTTGCTAGAAGAGCTTTTAACCTTGAAGGAATACTATGTGGAGAAGTTGGTGACGGGCTTAAAAGTAAAATGTATCTCTTGGTAAAAGATGATGTGTTTCTTGATCAAATAATAAAACAATTAAAGAAACTATACGATGTTTTACAGGTTGAGGTTCATGATGACTATGAAGAAATAATATTTAAGAATCCAGAATTATTTTTAAAAACAAGATAA
- the ilvB gene encoding biosynthetic-type acetolactate synthase large subunit — MKLSGAEITIKLLELLGIDTIAGIPGGANLPLYDALYKSNISHILARHEQGAAFIAQGIARSTGKAAVCFATSGPGATNLLTAIADAKLDSIPLIAITGQVPYNAIGTDAFQEVDTYGLTIPITKHNFFIHSIEELFDVIPEAFRVAEDGRPGPVVIDIPKNIQTEIYEFNSWPEIIQQKSSKMHTFSQNIDTAVNLINASKKPILYVGGGIINAECSDDLYKLAKKNSIPATTTLMALGSFPYHDELYLGMLGMHGARFTNLLLNEADLIIALGVRFDDRAVCKISEFSPNAKIIHIDIDESEINKLKKVDLSIIGDIGIIIKYLIKKIDLNPREDWLIEVANCKKSYPLILPAEEDLFHPLNIIKQVSKILDEDAIITTDVGQHQMWTAQIYPFTKPRTLLTSGGLGTMGFGLPAAIGASLANPDKQIVCFSGDGSILMNIQELATLCDLNLNIKIIILNNNHLGLVKQQQELFYDKHFIASKFITKTNFALVAQGFGLNSCNLNYEQNPIAKLEYILGLKEPYVINIDINPEENVFPMVPPGESLINMIGGENI; from the coding sequence ATGAAATTATCTGGGGCTGAAATTACTATTAAACTTTTAGAACTACTTGGAATTGATACTATAGCTGGTATTCCAGGAGGTGCTAATCTCCCACTTTATGATGCATTATACAAGAGCAATATTAGCCACATATTGGCTAGACATGAGCAAGGGGCTGCTTTTATTGCTCAAGGGATAGCAAGGTCAACTGGCAAAGCCGCTGTATGTTTTGCTACATCTGGGCCTGGCGCTACAAATTTGTTAACTGCTATAGCTGATGCAAAGCTTGACTCCATACCACTAATTGCAATAACTGGGCAAGTTCCGTATAACGCAATTGGAACTGATGCTTTTCAAGAAGTTGATACCTATGGGTTAACTATTCCAATTACCAAGCATAATTTTTTCATACATTCAATCGAAGAACTATTTGATGTTATCCCTGAAGCTTTTAGAGTTGCTGAAGATGGCAGGCCTGGTCCTGTGGTAATTGATATTCCAAAAAATATTCAAACTGAAATATATGAATTTAATTCTTGGCCAGAAATCATACAACAAAAGTCATCTAAAATGCATACATTCTCACAAAATATAGATACTGCAGTAAATTTAATTAACGCCTCTAAGAAACCTATTCTATATGTAGGGGGAGGTATTATAAATGCTGAGTGCTCCGATGACTTATATAAATTAGCCAAGAAAAATTCTATTCCTGCTACTACTACGTTAATGGCTTTAGGTTCGTTTCCATATCATGATGAACTATATTTAGGTATGCTAGGTATGCATGGTGCTAGATTTACTAATCTACTATTAAATGAGGCAGATTTAATTATTGCTTTAGGCGTTCGATTTGATGATAGGGCTGTATGTAAGATATCTGAATTTTCTCCTAATGCAAAAATCATTCATATAGATATAGATGAATCTGAAATAAATAAACTCAAAAAAGTTGACCTTTCTATTATTGGTGATATAGGCATTATAATTAAATATCTTATAAAGAAAATAGATTTAAATCCAAGAGAAGATTGGCTAATAGAAGTGGCTAACTGTAAGAAGTCATACCCCCTAATTCTTCCAGCAGAAGAAGATTTATTTCATCCATTAAATATAATTAAGCAGGTTTCTAAAATATTAGATGAGGATGCAATAATAACTACTGATGTTGGTCAGCATCAAATGTGGACAGCTCAGATATATCCTTTCACAAAACCGAGAACACTTTTAACCTCAGGGGGATTAGGTACCATGGGTTTTGGACTTCCTGCAGCTATTGGTGCATCTTTAGCTAATCCTGATAAACAAATTGTTTGTTTTTCTGGTGATGGTTCTATTTTAATGAACATTCAAGAACTTGCTACCCTATGCGATCTTAATCTTAATATTAAAATAATAATTCTAAATAATAATCATTTAGGATTAGTTAAACAACAGCAGGAGTTATTTTATGATAAACATTTTATAGCTTCAAAGTTTATAACTAAAACAAATTTTGCTTTAGTTGCTCAAGGATTTGGGTTAAACTCATGCAACTTAAACTATGAGCAAAATCCAATTGCTAAACTTGAATATATTTTGGGCTTAAAAGAACCTTATGTAATAAATATTGACATTAACCCAGAAGAAAATGTGTTTCCAATGGTTCCTCCTGGAGAAAGTTTAATTAACATGATTGGTGGTGAAAATATATGA
- a CDS encoding BMP family lipoprotein, protein MNKKLIASISAIAVVATLFAGCAKKDDSTTKTTKEIKVGLSTDEGGLNDKSFNQSADAGIKKAQTDLKVGYKAVESKTKDDYESNLDALVADGSDLVFGIGFQMETALGNVADKYSDKKFAIVDTVVNKPNVVSYTFKEQEGSFLMGVIAGKTTKTNKVGFIGGKDEALINKFEAGFVAGVESVNPTAAADLLNRKNVAYVNSFADAALGKQAAQNLINSGCDVIYHAAGGVGVGMFQAIQEANKAGNKVWGIGVDMDQAQTLPQYADIILSSMIKRVDTATYEATKSVVDDKFQGGKNVVLGIKEGAIGIAETSSKNTSKDVLDLVQKYQDAIKDGKITAPSTIDELKAFKPVEVK, encoded by the coding sequence ATGAATAAAAAATTAATAGCATCAATTTCTGCTATAGCAGTAGTTGCAACTTTATTTGCTGGATGTGCAAAGAAAGATGATTCTACTACTAAAACTACAAAGGAAATAAAGGTAGGACTTTCAACAGATGAAGGTGGATTAAATGATAAGTCATTTAACCAATCAGCAGATGCTGGTATCAAAAAAGCTCAAACTGACCTAAAAGTAGGTTACAAAGCAGTAGAATCAAAAACTAAAGATGACTATGAATCAAATCTAGATGCTCTAGTTGCAGATGGATCAGATTTAGTTTTCGGAATAGGATTCCAAATGGAAACTGCTCTTGGAAATGTAGCAGATAAGTACTCAGACAAGAAGTTTGCAATTGTTGATACAGTTGTAAATAAACCAAACGTAGTTTCTTATACATTTAAGGAACAAGAAGGATCTTTCTTAATGGGAGTTATAGCTGGAAAGACTACAAAAACTAACAAAGTTGGATTTATAGGTGGAAAAGATGAAGCACTTATAAATAAATTCGAAGCAGGATTTGTAGCAGGTGTTGAATCAGTAAACCCAACTGCAGCTGCAGATTTACTAAATAGAAAAAACGTTGCATATGTTAACAGTTTTGCTGATGCTGCATTAGGAAAACAAGCAGCTCAAAATCTTATAAACTCAGGTTGTGACGTAATTTACCATGCTGCTGGTGGTGTTGGAGTTGGAATGTTCCAAGCAATTCAAGAAGCAAACAAAGCTGGTAACAAAGTTTGGGGTATCGGAGTAGATATGGACCAAGCACAAACACTTCCACAATATGCTGACATTATACTTTCTTCAATGATTAAGAGAGTTGATACTGCAACATATGAAGCTACAAAGAGTGTTGTAGATGATAAATTCCAAGGTGGAAAAAATGTAGTATTAGGAATTAAAGAAGGAGCTATCGGAATAGCAGAAACTTCAAGCAAGAACACTTCTAAAGACGTTCTTGACTTAGTTCAAAAATATCAAGATGCTATAAAAGATGGAAAAATAACAGCTCCATCAACTATAGATGAGTTAAAGGCGTTTAAGCCAGTTGAAGTAAAATAG
- a CDS encoding NCS2 family permease — protein sequence MLESFFKLKDNKTTVKTEILAGITTFMTMAYILAVNPSILSAAGMDSGSVFTATAISAIVATLLIGLLAKLPFAAAPAMGLNAFVAFTVVKGMGYSWQFAMTAVFLEGIIFILLTVFNIREAIINSLPLNIKRAISVGIGLFIALIGLADSQIITHADGGTIVSLGNLKSPGVLLAIIGIIVTAILLARKVKGALLIGIVVTTLIGIPMGITHLPGNLFSAPPSLAPTFMKFEWTHVFSLDMVIVLFTLLFMDMFDTIGTLVGVATKAGLLDEKGNVPRAKEALLADAIGTTVGACLGTSALSAYVESASGVSEGGRTGLTAVSTSVMFILALFLSPLFLMIPTEATAPALILVGLFMLEPVKEINLTDFSEAIPAFIALLLIPMSYSIADGIAFGMISYVILKLTTGKFKDISIATCVISLILLAKFFI from the coding sequence ATGTTAGAATCATTTTTTAAACTAAAGGACAACAAAACTACTGTAAAAACTGAAATATTAGCTGGAATCACTACATTTATGACAATGGCTTATATACTAGCAGTTAATCCTTCAATTCTCTCCGCAGCTGGAATGGATTCAGGGTCAGTATTTACAGCAACTGCAATATCAGCAATAGTAGCAACTTTATTAATTGGTTTACTTGCAAAACTTCCTTTTGCAGCCGCTCCTGCTATGGGACTTAATGCATTTGTAGCATTTACAGTTGTTAAAGGTATGGGATATTCATGGCAATTTGCTATGACTGCAGTTTTCTTAGAAGGAATTATATTTATACTATTAACAGTATTCAATATACGTGAAGCAATCATAAATAGCTTACCATTAAACATTAAACGAGCTATTTCAGTAGGAATTGGTTTATTTATCGCGCTAATAGGTTTAGCAGATTCTCAAATAATCACTCATGCTGATGGTGGTACTATTGTTTCACTTGGTAATTTAAAAAGCCCTGGAGTATTACTTGCAATAATAGGAATTATAGTGACTGCCATTTTATTGGCTAGAAAAGTCAAAGGAGCTCTTTTAATAGGAATAGTTGTAACAACATTAATTGGTATACCAATGGGAATAACTCATCTTCCTGGAAATCTTTTTAGTGCTCCGCCTTCATTAGCTCCAACATTCATGAAATTTGAATGGACTCATGTTTTCAGCTTAGATATGGTTATAGTGCTATTCACTTTATTGTTTATGGATATGTTTGATACTATAGGAACCTTAGTTGGTGTTGCTACAAAGGCTGGATTATTAGATGAAAAGGGGAATGTTCCAAGAGCAAAAGAGGCTTTACTTGCAGATGCTATAGGAACTACTGTTGGTGCTTGTCTTGGAACTAGTGCATTATCTGCTTATGTTGAAAGTGCTTCTGGTGTATCTGAAGGTGGACGAACTGGATTAACAGCTGTTTCAACATCAGTAATGTTTATACTTGCATTATTCCTTTCACCATTATTTTTAATGATACCTACAGAAGCAACTGCTCCTGCATTAATCTTAGTCGGATTATTTATGTTAGAACCTGTTAAAGAAATTAACTTAACAGATTTTTCTGAAGCTATACCAGCATTTATCGCATTACTTTTAATTCCGATGAGTTACAGCATTGCTGATGGTATCGCATTTGGTATGATATCTTATGTCATATTAAAATTAACTACTGGTAAGTTTAAGGATATTTCAATTGCTACTTGCGTAATATCACTAATATTATTAGCTAAGTTTTTTATTTAA